The Litchfieldia alkalitelluris genome has a window encoding:
- the purK gene encoding 5-(carboxyamino)imidazole ribonucleotide synthase, protein MSNQLLPGKTIGIIGGGQLGRMMTISAKEMGYNVVVLDPTPNSPCGQVADEQIVAKYDDLEAIKQLSGLSDVVTYEFENIDYEALAWLEEHANLPQGSKLLKITQDRGFEKQAITEAGADVAPYVLIERPADLEQGIEKVGIPSVLKTRRGGYDGKGQFVIKTVQDIGVAAELLHAGPCILEAWVSFEKEISVIVTRNPSGEAKTFPVAENIHVDNILHQTIVPARISQQVENKAVEVAMKLANAFELVGTLAVEMFVTRDGEIFINELAPRPHNSGHYTIDACETSQFEQHIRSVCNLPLADTRLLSPVVMVNILGEHIEPLYETVKESSIGKLHLYGKEEAKIKRKMGHLNVLGNTIDDAFDKLKKIDVWRR, encoded by the coding sequence GAATGATGACCATCTCTGCAAAGGAAATGGGCTATAATGTTGTTGTCTTAGATCCAACACCTAATTCGCCTTGTGGACAGGTGGCTGATGAGCAAATTGTTGCAAAGTATGATGATCTAGAAGCAATAAAACAATTATCAGGGTTAAGTGATGTGGTAACCTATGAATTTGAAAATATAGATTACGAGGCATTAGCATGGCTTGAAGAACATGCGAACTTACCTCAGGGAAGTAAGTTGTTAAAAATCACACAGGATCGCGGCTTTGAGAAGCAAGCTATAACAGAAGCAGGGGCAGATGTTGCACCATATGTGTTAATTGAGAGACCTGCAGATTTGGAACAAGGGATAGAAAAAGTGGGGATTCCATCAGTGTTGAAAACACGACGTGGTGGTTATGATGGAAAAGGTCAGTTTGTGATCAAAACAGTACAGGACATTGGTGTTGCAGCTGAACTATTACATGCTGGTCCTTGCATATTAGAGGCATGGGTATCTTTTGAAAAAGAAATATCGGTGATTGTAACTAGAAATCCATCGGGAGAAGCGAAAACCTTCCCGGTGGCAGAGAATATTCACGTGGATAATATTTTACATCAAACGATTGTTCCGGCTAGAATCTCACAACAGGTAGAAAATAAAGCGGTTGAAGTTGCAATGAAACTAGCGAATGCTTTTGAATTAGTAGGAACACTGGCTGTTGAAATGTTTGTTACGAGGGATGGCGAGATTTTTATTAATGAATTAGCCCCGAGACCACATAATTCAGGTCATTATACGATTGATGCGTGTGAAACCTCACAGTTTGAACAACATATTCGATCTGTTTGTAATCTTCCTTTAGCAGATACTAGGTTATTAAGTCCGGTAGTGATGGTAAATATATTAGGAGAACATATTGAACCTCTTTATGAAACTGTTAAGGAGTCTTCAATTGGGAAGCTCCATTTATATGGTAAAGAAGAAGCTAAGATTAAACGAAAAATGGGACACCTTAATGTTTTAGGAAATACTATTGATGACGCATTTGATAAACTAAAGAAGATCGATGTTTGGCGCAGATAA